GAGCTGCGGCAGACCAGCATGCTCGGCGAGAAATACGTGGCGCTGTCCGCGCCCGTGGACGCCGCCCCGGCGGGCCGGCTGAAGGACGGCGCCCGGATCCCGCTGTCCCGCAGCGGCCGCAATCCGGAGGTCGAGGAGGTGCTGTCCGCGCTGTCCGCGCTGCTCAACGGCGGCGGGGTCGCCCAGCTGAAGACCATCACCACCGAGCTCAACAAGGCCTTGGAGGGCCGGGAGAACCGGGTCAGGTCCCTGCTGACGGAGCTGGACACCTTCATCGGCGGTCTCGACGGCCGGCGCAGGGAGATCGTCCGGGCGCTGGCCGGCATCGACCGGCTCGCCAAGCGGCTGGCACAGGAGAAGAAGACGATCGCGGGGGCCCTCGACACGGTGCCCCCGGCGCTGAAGGTCCTGGCCGACCAGCGGCGAAGCCTGACAGCCATGCTCACGTCGCTGTCGAAACTGGGCAGGACCGGCAGCCGTGTGATCAACGCGTCGCGGGACGACACCGTGGCCAACCTGAAGAGCCTGCGGCCGATCCTGGAGCAGCTCAACGCGGCGGGAGCCGATCTGCCCAACGCCCTTGAACTGCTGACGACGTATCCGTTCCCGCGCAACGCCGTCGACGCGATCCACGGCGACTACGTCAATCTGAAGATCACCGCCGATCTCGACCTCGCCTCGGTCTACGGCAATCTCGCCGACGGGCCGTCGCGGCCCGGCGGTGGCGGACCGGACCGGCCCGGGCTGCCCGGCGTACCGGATCCGCCGGAACTCCCCGGTGTCCCGGACGTCCCCGGTGTCCCGGAGTCCACCACCCTGCCGGACGGACCCGGCGGGCCCGCCGTTCCGCCGCCGCCCGGCGGCGGACTGTGCCCGCCGGTGTGCGCGGGCAGTCAGGCGTCGTACGGGGGCGACAACGGCGGCGGACGTCCGCCGGGGATCGATCTCGCACTCGCGGAGCTGATGCTGAAGGGGATGCAGCCGTGATCACACGAACGGTCAGGATCCAGCTCGCGGCCTTCGCCGCGGTCACCGCGGTCGGTGTGTCGTACGTCGGGGCCCGCTATACGGGCCTGGTGGACGCCGTCCTCGACCGCGGCTACACCGTACGGGCCGACCTCGCCGACTCGGGCGGCGTCTTCCGGGGCGCGGAGGTCACCTACCGGGGCGTGCCCGTGGGCCGCGTCGGGGAGCTGGGGCTGACCGGGCGGGACGGCGTCTCGGTGGACCTGGACATCGAGGACGGTGCCCGGATCCCGGCGGACACCGTGGCGGTCGTGGCGAACCGTTCGGCGGTCGGCGAGCAGTACGTCGACCTGCAGCCCCGCAGCACGGGCGGCCCGTACCTCCGCGAGGGCGACGTCATCGCCCGCGCCGACACCCGGGTGCCGCTGCCCACCACCGACGTCGTCCTGAGCCTGGACCGGCTGGTGAACTCCGTCGGCAGGGAGGACCTGCGGATCACGGTCGACGAACTCGGCAAGGCGTTCGCGGGCACCGGTCCGGAGCTGAGCAGACTGGTGGACTCCGGCAACAGCCTGGTCGAGTCGGCGTCCGAGTCGCTGCCGCAGACGATCGCCCTGATCGAGGACTCCCGGAAGGTGCTCGGCACCCAGGCCGAACAGGGCTCGGCCATCCGGTCCTTCTCACGGGACCTCGCGGCGCTCACCGCGGAGCTGAAGTCCTCCGACGGTGACATCCGCCGACTCGTCGGCTCCGGAGCGCCCGCCGCACAGGAGGTCGACTCGCTGCTGTCGGAGACCCGGCCGCATCTGCCCGTGCTGCTGGGAAACCTGATCAGCGGCGGCCAGATCACGGTGGCCCGGCTGCCCGGTGTGGAACAGGCCCTGGTCACCTTCCCCGTGGTGGTGGCGGGCAGTTGGACGGTGATCCCCGGGGACGGCACCACCCACTTCGGGATGGTGGCGAACGCCGACGACCCGCCGGCGTGCCGGCAGGGCTACGGCACCCAGCGGCGCGACCCCTCGGACACCCGGGAGCGGCCCGCGAACACGGCGGCGCGCTGCACGGCCCCGCGCGGCGGACCCACCTCGGTCCGCGGTGCGCAGAACGCACCCGGCCCGTCGGGGCGTTCCGGCGGCGGCGCGGACCCGGCCGCGTACGTCGCCCCCTATGACCCGGAGACCGGCACGGCCGCCGGCCCGGACGGAACGCTCGTCGAGATCGGCTCGACGGGCGGCGAACGGAGCGTGTTCGGAAAGGAGTCATGGCAATGGCTGCTCGTGGGACCGATGGCATGACGGACATGGCGGCGGAGGGCGCGGGCGGCGGGCACGGCGGGCAACGCGCCTCCACTCCGACGACAGGGGGCGCGGACGCGGGCCCGGCGACCGGCACGGCGGCCTCGGGCCGCGGGGCGGGCGACGTGCGACCGGGGCGCGTACCGGGAGCCGTCCGGGCGCTCGGCCGGCTCGCGTCAGGGGCGGTCGCGGCCGCCCGGCGCGGCAGGGCGGTGCCCGCCGTGCTCGCGGTGGCCACCGTCGTCACGACGGCCCTCTCCCTGTGGCTCGGCCACCGGGTGCACGAACAGCGTGCCGGCGAGGAGCGCCGCCAGGACATCCTGGCCGCGGCCCGCCGGTCGGCGCTGAACTTCACCTCGCTCGACTACCGGCACTACGAGCGGGACAGCGCGAACGTCCTCAAGGGCGCGACCGGCGACTTCAAGGAGCAGTTCGCAGCGCAGACCGCGGAGCTGACCAGGCTCGTCGCCGCGAACAAGTCGGTCTCCCAGGGGCAGGTGCTGGAGGCCGGCATCGCCCGTGCCGACGAACGCACCGCCCGGGTGCTGGTCGTCGCCGACAGCAAGGTGACGAACTCGGCCGCCCCGGAAGGCCAGTCCCGTACCTACCGGCTCCAGCTCGACCTCGTGCTCGAAGGCGGCCGCTGGCTGACGTCGAACGTCGAGTTCGTCGGCTGACCCGCGCCCGCCGTCGCGCCAGTACGCCCCACAGTGAGGAGAATCCCCGTGGCGAACACGACGACCCGCGGCCGTGGCGCTGGCTCCCCCGGCCGGCGCTCGATGACCGCCGCGGCCCGGGCGGCGGCCAAGCGTGCCGGACAGGCTCGGCAGACCGGGGGCGGCCGGCGGACGGCGCCCGGCGCGGACACCCCCGGCCGGCCCGCCGACGGCTCCGGCGCCGTGGTGTCCGGACGGACCCTGCGCGCCGAGGACCCTCCGGCCGCGGGCACCGAACCCGACTGGGAGGCACCCGACTGGGAGGAGCGGGAGCGGGAGGAGCCGGAGCCGGAGCCGGGCGCGGGGCCCTCGGCCGCCGCCCCGGCCGGGGAGGACGGAGAGGACGGCGGCCCGGAGGGCCGGCGGTCCCCGCGGCGCAGGCTGCCGGTCCGCGCGGTACTGGCCGTGCTGACCGTCGCCGGGCTGGTCGCGGCGGCCGTCCTGGGCACGGCGTACGCGCGCGGCCGGCAGGCCGACGAAGGACGCACCGGCGCTCTGGCGGCGGCGCGGAAGGCGGCGCCGGCCGTGCTCTCGTACGACCACCGGCATCTGGACCGGGACTTCGCCGCCGCCCGCGGCCATCTCACCGGGCCCTTCCTGGAGGAGTACCGCAGGACGACGGCGAAGGTCGTGGCGCCCACCGCGAAGAAGTACCAGGGGGTGGTCACGGCCTCGGTGGTGACGCCGCCCGGCGGCGGCAGCCCCGCCGCCTCGGTGGTCTCGGCGTCGCCGGACCGGGCCGTGGTCCTGCTGTTCGTCAACCAGGTGACGCGCAGTACCCGGGTCGACGGGCCCCGGGTGGATCTGAACCGGGTCCGGATGGAGCTGACCCGCACCTCCGGCGGCTGGAAGGTCAGCGCGGTCGACGCGCTGTAGCGCCGCCGGGAGGGCCCCTGCGCCTCCCGGGTGGACGGGGGACGGCCGTGCAGGCCGCCCCGGTCCACCCGGGAGGCCTTTTCGTGCTACCCGGCCGGGCCCGGGCGCTCATGCCCGTCCCGCGCACCCGGGCGCCCTCGGGCGGTGCGGGAAATACGACCGCCTCGGCGCGAGTCCGCCGCCCGCGGCGGCGGCAGCCCGGCTGCCTCGGTGGTCTCGGCGTCGCCGGACCGGGCTCCGCACACCCCCGCCTCGCCCACCCCGTCCCCGTCCGGGGCGGACTCACTTCGTCCACCCGGACGCGCTTCCGCCGCCTTCACGCCCTCCGCCCCCGTCCGCCCCGGGCACATCTCCGCCGCAGGTCGCCCCACATCCGAGCCCCGCACACGGCTTCCCGTCCCGCCCACCCCGGGGCGTCTTCCGTGCTGCCATGGGACGCCGTATCGCGCCCGCCCCACCCGGCCCCGGGCCGCCGAGGACCGGAAGCGTCCGTATGTCGGTCGGATTGCGGCCCGGTCTTGGCGGACGCACTTCGTCCACCCGGACGCGCTTCCGCCGCCTTCACGCCCTCCGCCCCCGTCCGCCCCGGGCACATCTCCGCCGCAGGTCGCCCCACATCCGAGCCCCGCACACGGCTTCCCGTCCCGCCCACCCCGGGGCGTCTTCCATGCTGCCGTGGGACGCCGTATCGCGCCCGCCCCACCCGGCCCCGGGCCGCCGAGGACGGGAAGCGTCCGCATGTCGGTCGGATTGCGGCCCGGTCTTGACAGCTCTCCCCCACGCCAGGCAATCTTCCATTAAGCAGAAATGAGTTTCCGCAATACGGAAGGAGCGCCCCCCTCATGGGATACACGGACCAGCGCTTCGATGTGAACCTCTCGATCCTCTTCACGGAACTCCCGCTGCTGGAGCGCCCCGCGGCCGCCGCCGCGGCGGGCTTCACGGCGGTCGAGCTGTGGTGGCCCTGGATCGACACCCCCACGCCCGACCAGAGCGAACTGGACGAGCTGAGGCAGGCTCTCGAGAACTCCGGCACCCGGCTGGTGGGCCTGAACTTCTACGCCGGCCGGCTTCCGGGCCCGGACCGCGGCGCCCTCTCCGTGCCCGGTGAGGAGTCGGACCGCTTCCGCGCCAACATCGACGTGGCCGCGGACTTCGCCGCCTCGGTCGGCTGCAAGGCGCTCAACGCCCTCTACGGCAACCGGGTCGAGGGCGTGGATCCGGCGGTACAGGACGAACTCGCCCTGGAGAACCTGGTGACGGCGGCCCGCGCGGCCGACCGGGTGGGCGCGATCCTGCTGATCGAGACCCTGAACAAGCCGGAGTCCCCGCTCTACCCGCTGGTGAGCGCGCCCTCCGCGATCGAGGTCGTGGACAGGGTCAACGCCGCCACCGGCCTCGGCAACGCCAAGTTCCTGCTCGACATCTACCACCTGTCGATGAACGGCGAGGACGTCGCGGCCGTCATCGACGCGTACGCGGCGAAGACCGGCCATGTGCAGATCGCGGACAGCCCGGGCCGCGGCGCGCCGGGCACCGGCTCCCTGCCGCTCGAGGAGCTGCTCGACCGGCTGAGGAAGGCCGGCTACGACGGCTGGATCGGCCTGGAGTACAAGGCCGGCGACCGTCCGAGCGCCCGGTCCTTCGACTGGCTCCCCGAGAGCGCCCGGCCCGCGCACTGACCTCCGGCCCGCCGTCCGCCGACTCCCTTTCGTACCACCGCTTCAAGAGAGGCACCCCGATGAGCACCCTCGCAGACTCCTCCCGCCCCAACCTGCCCACGATCGCGTGGATCGGCCTCGGCATCATGGGCTCACCCATGTCCGAGAACCTGATCAAGGCGGGCTACCAGGTGACCGGCTTCACCCTGGAGCAGGAGAAGCTGGACCGGCTCACGGCCGCCGGCGGCACCGCCGCCGCCTCGATCGCCGAGGCCGTCGGGGACGCCGACGTCGTGATCACCATGGTCCCCGCCTCGCCGCAGGTGGAGGCCATCGCGTACGGTCCGGACGGGATCCTGGAGAACGCGAAGCGCGGCGCCCTGCTGATCGACATGTCCTCGATCACCCCGCAGACCTCCGTCGACCTGGCGGCGAACGCCGCCGACAAGGGAATCCGCGTCCTGGACGCCCCGGTCTCGGGCGGCGAGGCCGGTGCCGTCGAGGCGGTACTGTCGATCATGGTCGGCGGCGAGCAGGACGCCTTCGACGAGGCCCGACCGATCCTCGAGGCCCTGGGCAGGACGATCGTCCTGTGCGGTCCGCACGGCTCCGGCCAGACGGTGAAGGCCGCCAACCAGCTGATCGTCGCCGTCAACATCCAGGCCTGCGCCGAGGCCGTCGTCTTCCTCGAGAAGTCCGGCGTGGACCTGCGAGCGGCCCTGGACGTCCTCAACGGCGGACTGGCCGGCTCCACCGTCCTGACCCGCAAGAAGGACAACTTCCTCGACCGCGACTTCAGGCCGGGCTTCCGCATCGACCTCCACCACAAGGACATGGGCATCGTCACCGACGCCGCCCGCAACGTCGGTGCCGCACTGCCGGTCGGGGCCGTCGTCGCCCAGCTGGTCGCCTCCCTGCGCGCCCAGGGCGACGGGGGCCTGGACCACTCAGCGCTGCTCCGCGCGGTCGAGCGCCTGTCCGGCTCACCGGTCGCCTGACCCGGCCGCCGGCGAGGCGCTCGCCGCGCACCCGCCCGGCGCCCGGCACCCTCCCGCCGGGCCGCCCGGGCCGGCGGGCACCACGTCCACCCGGGTCCACTCCCGAGGCGGCCGTCCACCTCGCTCCAGCCCGGGGCACCCCGCCCCCGGGGGTCGACGTCGACCCCCCTCAGACATCCGGGCCGTGGCCGCGCTGACACCTGTCCTGTCGCGCCCAAGCGCAGCCACGGCCCGGATTCACACCCCTGACTTCAACAAACTGTTGACGTTTTCCCGGACGCGTACATACGCTCCTGGCACCTCAGCAGCTCCCGCACGGAAGGCCGCCCTCCCACCCATGACGCAGCGCGTGCTTACGACCGAGTCCGGCGCTCCGGTCGCCGACAACCAGAACTCCGCCACCGCCGGCGTCGGTGGCCCGCTCCTCCTCCAGGACCAGCACCTGCTGGAGAAGCTCGCCCGCTTCAACCGCGAGCGCATCCCGGAGCGAGTCGTCCACGCACGCGGCTCCGGCGCGTACGGCTACTTCGAGGTGACCGACGACGTCAGCGGCTTCACCCGGGCCGGTTTCCTGGACGCGATCGGCAAGCGCACCGAGGTCTTCCTGCGCTTCTCCACCGTCGCCGACTCGCTCGGCGGCGCGGACGCCGTCCGCGACCCGCGGGGCTTCGCGGTGAAGTTCTACACCGAGGAGGGCAACTACGACCTCGTCGGCAACAACACCCCGGTGTTCTTCATCAAGGACCCGGTCAAGTTCCCGGACTTCATCCACTCCCAGAAGCGCGACCCGTTCACCGGGAAGCAGGAGCCGGACAACGTCTGGGACTTCTGGGCCCAT
The genomic region above belongs to Streptomyces marianii and contains:
- a CDS encoding MCE family protein; the protein is MRTLRTGTAAWAAAGSLLLTGCEFSGLHDVGLPGGAAADGNAYRVTVEFRDVLDLVPQSAVKVNDVTVGAVEKVELDGWHARVRLRVADSAALPANAIAELRQTSMLGEKYVALSAPVDAAPAGRLKDGARIPLSRSGRNPEVEEVLSALSALLNGGGVAQLKTITTELNKALEGRENRVRSLLTELDTFIGGLDGRRREIVRALAGIDRLAKRLAQEKKTIAGALDTVPPALKVLADQRRSLTAMLTSLSKLGRTGSRVINASRDDTVANLKSLRPILEQLNAAGADLPNALELLTTYPFPRNAVDAIHGDYVNLKITADLDLASVYGNLADGPSRPGGGGPDRPGLPGVPDPPELPGVPDVPGVPESTTLPDGPGGPAVPPPPGGGLCPPVCAGSQASYGGDNGGGRPPGIDLALAELMLKGMQP
- a CDS encoding 2-hydroxy-3-oxopropionate reductase, with translation MSTLADSSRPNLPTIAWIGLGIMGSPMSENLIKAGYQVTGFTLEQEKLDRLTAAGGTAAASIAEAVGDADVVITMVPASPQVEAIAYGPDGILENAKRGALLIDMSSITPQTSVDLAANAADKGIRVLDAPVSGGEAGAVEAVLSIMVGGEQDAFDEARPILEALGRTIVLCGPHGSGQTVKAANQLIVAVNIQACAEAVVFLEKSGVDLRAALDVLNGGLAGSTVLTRKKDNFLDRDFRPGFRIDLHHKDMGIVTDAARNVGAALPVGAVVAQLVASLRAQGDGGLDHSALLRAVERLSGSPVA
- a CDS encoding MCE family protein, whose amino-acid sequence is MITRTVRIQLAAFAAVTAVGVSYVGARYTGLVDAVLDRGYTVRADLADSGGVFRGAEVTYRGVPVGRVGELGLTGRDGVSVDLDIEDGARIPADTVAVVANRSAVGEQYVDLQPRSTGGPYLREGDVIARADTRVPLPTTDVVLSLDRLVNSVGREDLRITVDELGKAFAGTGPELSRLVDSGNSLVESASESLPQTIALIEDSRKVLGTQAEQGSAIRSFSRDLAALTAELKSSDGDIRRLVGSGAPAAQEVDSLLSETRPHLPVLLGNLISGGQITVARLPGVEQALVTFPVVVAGSWTVIPGDGTTHFGMVANADDPPACRQGYGTQRRDPSDTRERPANTAARCTAPRGGPTSVRGAQNAPGPSGRSGGGADPAAYVAPYDPETGTAAGPDGTLVEIGSTGGERSVFGKESWQWLLVGPMA
- a CDS encoding TIM barrel protein, whose amino-acid sequence is MGYTDQRFDVNLSILFTELPLLERPAAAAAAGFTAVELWWPWIDTPTPDQSELDELRQALENSGTRLVGLNFYAGRLPGPDRGALSVPGEESDRFRANIDVAADFAASVGCKALNALYGNRVEGVDPAVQDELALENLVTAARAADRVGAILLIETLNKPESPLYPLVSAPSAIEVVDRVNAATGLGNAKFLLDIYHLSMNGEDVAAVIDAYAAKTGHVQIADSPGRGAPGTGSLPLEELLDRLRKAGYDGWIGLEYKAGDRPSARSFDWLPESARPAH